In the genome of Deltaproteobacteria bacterium, the window TCTGCTCTTCGCTCTTATTAACCGCTTAGGTATATTTTGCACCATGGTTGAATCACTGCGCATTAATTTTTAGCTTTGCCAGCATTGATTGCTCAGGAGAAGATATTGCGAAAAGGTATGTCACAAAATCGCTCGCCACGCGCATGGCCCCTCCGTTAAAAGGCCATTGGCCACAGGAACAAGCAGAGGAAGAACAGAAGGCAGGTAACTACTTTAATGGCCAAATGGGTTTTGATGGAATTTTAAATAGTCAGGGCAAGGGTGTAAGAGAAATATTTGGGGATTTAATGAATGACTTCTACAAGTTGCACTTGCCAAGCATCTAATGTAATGCTATATTTAGTGCTAAATAATATGTTTCAGGAGGTACGTTATGTCGCATATGAGCCCTTCGGAAGATATCCGCTCTGTTACCGATCTGAAGCGTAACACTCGCGATATTCTTGACCATCTCCATGCGACGGGGCGACCGGTCATTCTAACGGTCAACGGCAGGGCCGATTCCGTGCTGCTGGATGTGCGCGTCTATGAAAAATACCTGCAGGCAGGGAATCTGGCAAAACTCCTCGCCCCGGCTGAACGGGAGGCGGAAAGCGGCCGGACCCGTCCTGCCCGCGACTTTCTGAAAGAGTTCAAGCGTGCCAAAAAAATTTAGGGTTGACATCACCGAGGCAGCCGAAGCGGATGTGGCCGAAATCTGGGAGTACATCGCCCAGGACAAACCCGATGCAGCAACCGCCTTTGTCCTTCGCCTGGAAGAGCAGATCCGCACACTGGAACGCTTTCCCGAACGCAGTCCGCTCGTGCCGGAAAACGAACTACTCGGCACAGCCTATCGCCATCTGCTGCACGGTAATTATCGAACCATCTTCAAGATCGTTGGCTCCAGGGTGATCATCTTGCGGGTCCTGCACGGGGCGCGGCTGCTGGATACGGGGATCCTGGAGGGGTTGGAGAAATGAAGCTCGACCAGGACAGATCCCTTGCTGAATTGCCTGACGGCTGGTCTCTTGATCGCCTAAAAGATGTGCTGGGTCTTCGTGCGGACGTGGCGCGGGTGGGTTGGCCTTCCTGCCCTTCAAGGGATGTACATCAATTATGATGTAGACAAGATATGGATTTTAGTGTAGAATTTTATGAATCAGAGCACGGAATATCTCCCGTTGGCAGAGAAGAATAGACCGATGAAAAAAACCAATTTCGACCGTTATCTCGAAGCGCAGTTGCAGGATCCTGCCTTCGCCGCCCGCTTTGAGCATGCCGGCGAGGCATGGGACGTGGCGCTGCAAATTGCCGCGCTTCGTCGACAGGCTGGGCTTTCGCAAAAGGACCTTGCCAAGCTCCTCAAGACGTCGCAGCAGCAGATCAGCCGGCTGGAATCTCCCGGTTACGAAGGCCATTCGCTCAGCATGTTGCGCCGTGTTGCCGAGGCCCTGCACGCACGGATGCGCGTCATTTTTGAACCGGCTGCAAGCCAGACCAGGATGCACGTTGCTGAAGCTCAGGCCCCGTACCGGACAAAACGAATATCATGAGCCAGACACTGAAAGAACTTCGTCAGATTGCCTCTCATGTGGCTGGCTTGCAGAAACAGGCCCGTTCCATGGGCATTTTTCCGGGTGACCGTGACCTTCTTGAGTGCCCAAACTGCGGGCTGCTGGAGGACGTGACTATAGACGGGCAACTTATTACCTGGTGCCCACCTGCCGAGGGACAGGACACGGGACTGCGCTTTGAGGAGTTTTCACAAAACCTATTCCGTTGCCCTGCTTGCGGCTCGATGGTTCGAGAGGACTAACTGTCATACAGCATGGGGAACGAAGGGGGGCGTATTATGAGCTGGCTCATAGGTGCCGATACTCCGGGGAATGAAGGATAGCCCTTACTCCTGTGCTTGGTGGATGAACCCCTAAACGGTGTTCCTGGTTCCTGGTTCTTGGTTCTTGGTTTATGGTCCCTGGTTAAAGGAGAGAAATGGCTACTCTACAGAGCTTTGAAGAGATCGAAGCCTGGCAGAAGGTCAGGGAATTGACCAGAGCGGTCTTCGCTTGCTCGGGCGCGGGCGCTTTTGCCAAGGACTTTGCTCTGCGTGACCAGATTCGGCGCGCTGCGTAGAATGAAGCATGAGGGGATATGAAGGACTCGATGATACCGGCCGAAACGATACAGAAAGCGATTTACCTGGTCCGGAGCCAGAAGGTCATGTTGGACCGCGATCTGGCTGCACTGTACGCTTTACCCACAAAGGCGCTCAAGCAGGCCGTGAGGCGCAATGCCAAACGCTTTCCCGCTGATTTCATGTTCGTCTTTACGCGGGAGGAACTGGCCGATTGGAGGTCACAATCTGTGACCTCCAATTCCGACCGTATGGGGCTTCGCCATGCGCCAATGGCTTTCACAGAACAGGGGGTCGCCATGCTGTCGAGCGTGCTCAACAGCGAACGGGCCATTCAGGTGAACATCGCGATCATGCGGACGTTTACGCAACTGCGGCAGATGCTCGCGTCGCATGCGGACCTTGCCCAAAAACTGGCTGACCTGGAGAAGCGCTACGATGCCCAGTTCAGGGTGGTCTTTGACGCCATTCGGCAGCTGATGAAGCCGCCAGATCCACAGCATAAGCGGATCGGTTTTCATATGCGTGAGCCGCTTGCGAGGTATTCCATCCGGCGCAAAAGGGAATAACCGATGCTTGA includes:
- a CDS encoding type II toxin-antitoxin system Phd/YefM family antitoxin, giving the protein MSHMSPSEDIRSVTDLKRNTRDILDHLHATGRPVILTVNGRADSVLLDVRVYEKYLQAGNLAKLLAPAEREAESGRTRPARDFLKEFKRAKKI
- a CDS encoding type II toxin-antitoxin system RelE/ParE family toxin; this translates as MPKKFRVDITEAAEADVAEIWEYIAQDKPDAATAFVLRLEEQIRTLERFPERSPLVPENELLGTAYRHLLHGNYRTIFKIVGSRVIILRVLHGARLLDTGILEGLEK
- a CDS encoding helix-turn-helix transcriptional regulator — protein: MKKTNFDRYLEAQLQDPAFAARFEHAGEAWDVALQIAALRRQAGLSQKDLAKLLKTSQQQISRLESPGYEGHSLSMLRRVAEALHARMRVIFEPAASQTRMHVAEAQAPYRTKRIS
- a CDS encoding four helix bundle protein — protein: MATLQSFEEIEAWQKVRELTRAVFACSGAGAFAKDFALRDQIRRAA
- a CDS encoding ORF6N domain-containing protein; translated protein: MKDSMIPAETIQKAIYLVRSQKVMLDRDLAALYALPTKALKQAVRRNAKRFPADFMFVFTREELADWRSQSVTSNSDRMGLRHAPMAFTEQGVAMLSSVLNSERAIQVNIAIMRTFTQLRQMLASHADLAQKLADLEKRYDAQFRVVFDAIRQLMKPPDPQHKRIGFHMREPLARYSIRRKRE